The Nitrospira sp. genome contains a region encoding:
- a CDS encoding type II toxin-antitoxin system mRNA interferase toxin, RelE/StbE family has protein sequence MWEVFEHRRAGKSLDRLPLEILKRYEKWKDIVRISGPAGLRLIKGFHDERLHGEWQGHRSSRLNEQYRVIYKVEDQRVLVIVMDVTAHDYRRQ, from the coding sequence ATGTGGGAGGTGTTCGAGCATCGTAGAGCCGGAAAAAGCCTCGATCGTCTCCCGCTTGAGATCCTTAAGCGCTATGAGAAATGGAAAGATATCGTGCGAATCTCCGGACCTGCAGGCTTACGCCTGATCAAGGGGTTCCACGATGAACGTCTCCATGGGGAGTGGCAAGGGCATCGCTCGTCACGCCTGAATGAGCAGTATCGGGTGATCTACAAGGTTGAGGACCAGCGTGTCCTGGTGATAGTCATGGACGTGACCGCGCACGATTATCGGAGGCAATGA
- a CDS encoding helix-turn-helix transcriptional regulator — protein MRRKDIRPEKTRVAVSVGESVRIIRELQGLTQSELARRTKIPQSTISAIETDTINLGVERAKTLARILRCHPAVLVFPGWDVTKQSAA, from the coding sequence ATGAGACGCAAGGACATTCGTCCGGAAAAAACACGAGTGGCTGTGTCGGTGGGAGAATCCGTTCGGATTATCCGTGAACTTCAGGGGCTCACGCAGAGTGAGTTAGCTCGACGGACGAAGATTCCTCAGTCCACCATCTCAGCCATTGAAACCGACACCATCAATCTGGGTGTCGAGCGGGCCAAGACGCTGGCGCGTATCCTGCGGTGCCACCCCGCCGTCCTGGTATTTCCTGGCTGGGACGTGACCAAACAATCCGCTGCCTAG
- a CDS encoding tryptophan synthase subunit alpha, with product MPDLTSYASLTGITGSKLSNVGDIQENVKKLRKVSGSPNAVGFGVATPEDAAQVSRMADGVIVGSAIVKRIASHRQDSAMVRQVAEFVRSLKAAMVPD from the coding sequence ATGCCAGACCTAACTTCCTATGCCTCGCTGACGGGGATTACAGGATCGAAGCTCAGCAACGTTGGGGACATCCAAGAAAACGTCAAAAAACTGAGGAAAGTCTCCGGATCGCCCAACGCCGTCGGTTTTGGCGTGGCCACGCCCGAGGATGCTGCGCAGGTCTCTAGAATGGCCGACGGAGTCATCGTCGGCAGCGCTATCGTGAAACGCATCGCGTCTCATCGGCAAGATTCGGCGATGGTCAGGCAGGTGGCTGAGTTTGTCCGATCATTAAAAGCGGCAATGGTGCCGGACTAG